The following proteins are co-located in the Desulfatitalea tepidiphila genome:
- the larE gene encoding ATP-dependent sacrificial sulfur transferase LarE codes for MIDEKAQTLQNLLTAYDAVAVAFSGGVDSTLLLAAAQRALGERVVAITAVSEIHPSGEKELAVQMAKQLGVRHVLVETDELEDPLFSRNTLDRCYYCKRRLFAVLKRKAIEVGAEVVLHGANLDDQQDFRPGLQAAREQEISAPLVEAGFSKSEIRQLARRWGLGNWSRPAMACLATRIPYGRPIRPADLRQIDRAEAVLRDMGVDPCRVRHYGDMARIEADPAQIPRLAGVSLRIEIVKKLQALGYTHVCLDLEGYTSGKMNRGITRTGRSISTDTT; via the coding sequence ATGATAGATGAAAAAGCACAGACGCTACAGAACCTGTTGACTGCTTACGACGCCGTGGCAGTGGCTTTCTCGGGCGGCGTAGACAGCACGCTGCTGCTGGCTGCGGCACAGAGGGCGTTGGGAGAACGTGTCGTGGCGATTACCGCCGTTTCGGAGATTCATCCCAGCGGCGAAAAAGAGCTGGCCGTTCAAATGGCCAAGCAACTTGGGGTGCGCCACGTGCTTGTGGAGACCGATGAACTCGAGGACCCGCTTTTTTCCAGAAACACCCTGGATAGGTGCTACTATTGCAAACGACGTCTCTTCGCGGTTTTGAAAAGAAAAGCTATAGAAGTGGGGGCCGAGGTGGTCTTACACGGTGCAAATTTAGATGACCAGCAGGATTTCAGGCCTGGTCTGCAAGCCGCTCGTGAGCAAGAGATTTCAGCGCCTTTGGTCGAGGCCGGGTTTTCAAAATCGGAGATTCGTCAATTGGCCAGGCGGTGGGGCCTCGGCAATTGGAGCCGACCGGCGATGGCCTGCCTGGCAACCCGCATACCCTACGGGAGGCCGATACGACCGGCGGACCTCAGGCAGATTGATCGTGCCGAGGCTGTACTTCGAGATATGGGCGTAGACCCCTGCAGGGTGCGCCATTATGGAGATATGGCCCGAATAGAGGCCGATCCTGCACAGATTCCCCGTCTCGCAGGTGTTTCACTTCGCATCGAAATCGTAAAAAAGCTTCAAGCCTTAGGATACACTCATGTGTGTCTCGATCTGGAAGGATATACAAGCGGAAAAATGAATCGGGGCATCACTCGCACGGGCAGATCCATATCGACAGATACCACCTGA